A window of Sebaldella sp. S0638 contains these coding sequences:
- the uxuA gene encoding mannonate dehydratase: MKMTFRWYGKTDPVSLEYISQIPGMTGVVTAIYDIPVGEIWPLDKIMELKEEVNAKNLEMKVIESVPVHEDIKMGLPSRDKYIENYKENIRNLAKAGVEVICYNFMPVFDWTRSNLDYKLPDGSTALVYYRDEIEKMDPRKGELSLPGWDASYKKEELNEILDRYKEISEEDLWNNLKYFLEQIIPVAEEVKVKMAIHPDDPPWPIFGLPRIITNEENVDRFLKLYDSEYNGLTLCTGSLGVARDNDMPRMIRRFGKKIHFAHLRNIKIIDDRSFQESAHMSKYGSLDFVEILKAYKEVGFTGYARPDHGRMIWGEKGRPGYGLYDRALGAVYILGIWETLEKGC; encoded by the coding sequence ATGAAGATGACATTTAGGTGGTATGGGAAAACTGACCCTGTTTCTTTGGAATATATAAGCCAGATACCCGGAATGACAGGAGTAGTAACAGCTATTTATGATATTCCCGTGGGTGAAATATGGCCTCTTGACAAAATAATGGAACTAAAAGAAGAGGTAAATGCAAAAAATCTGGAAATGAAGGTAATAGAAAGTGTTCCTGTGCATGAAGATATCAAAATGGGGCTTCCTTCAAGAGATAAGTATATAGAAAATTATAAAGAAAACATAAGAAATCTTGCCAAAGCAGGAGTAGAAGTTATCTGTTATAATTTTATGCCTGTTTTTGACTGGACAAGATCAAATCTGGATTATAAACTTCCTGATGGTTCCACAGCCCTTGTTTACTATAGGGATGAAATAGAAAAGATGGATCCCAGAAAAGGGGAGCTTTCACTTCCCGGATGGGATGCAAGTTATAAAAAAGAGGAACTGAATGAGATACTGGATAGATATAAGGAAATATCAGAAGAAGATTTATGGAATAACCTGAAGTATTTTCTTGAGCAGATAATACCAGTAGCAGAGGAAGTAAAAGTAAAGATGGCAATACATCCTGATGATCCGCCGTGGCCAATCTTCGGGCTTCCAAGAATTATTACAAACGAGGAGAATGTAGACAGATTTCTGAAACTGTATGACAGTGAGTATAACGGACTTACACTGTGTACAGGTTCACTCGGGGTAGCAAGAGATAATGATATGCCGAGAATGATAAGAAGATTCGGGAAGAAGATACATTTTGCACATTTAAGAAATATAAAAATAATAGATGACAGAAGTTTTCAGGAAAGTGCCCATATGTCAAAATATGGTTCACTGGATTTCGTAGAGATATTAAAAGCATATAAAGAAGTAGGGTTTACCGGCTATGCAAGACCGGATCACGGAAGAATGATCTGGGGGGAAAAGGGAAGACCAGGCTACGGATTATATGACAGAGCCCTTGGTGCAGTGTATATCTTGGGAATATGGGAAACTCTGGAAAAAGGATGTTAG
- a CDS encoding carbohydrate ABC transporter permease, translating to MESVGKSRSKTKKTADAAIKYIILIVVGLLMIYPLLWLIGASFKENNEIFSSVGIIPKKFDITGYINGWKTSTEYTFTKYFLNTFAIVVPKVILTLISCTLAAYGFARFKIPGKKFLFSILIGTLLLPTIVLNIPQYIMYRQIGWLDTYLPLIIPSLLATDTFFVFMLVQFLRGLPLELEEAAKIDGCNSFQTLVYILVPILKPALISVALFQFIWSMNDFMGPLIYISSVEKYPVSIALKMSMDNSAVVQWNQVMAMAVIALVPSIVIFFSAQKYFVEGVSTSGLK from the coding sequence ATGGAAAGCGTAGGAAAAAGCAGAAGTAAAACGAAAAAAACAGCAGATGCGGCAATTAAGTATATAATACTAATTGTAGTGGGACTGCTTATGATATATCCCCTTTTATGGCTTATAGGGGCGTCGTTTAAGGAAAATAACGAGATATTTTCATCAGTGGGAATTATACCTAAGAAATTTGATATTACAGGGTATATAAACGGGTGGAAAACATCAACAGAGTATACTTTTACTAAGTATTTCCTGAATACATTTGCCATAGTAGTACCTAAAGTAATACTTACACTTATTTCATGTACACTGGCAGCATATGGATTCGCAAGATTCAAGATACCGGGGAAAAAATTCCTGTTTTCAATACTGATCGGAACATTACTGCTGCCGACTATAGTGCTTAATATACCGCAGTATATAATGTACAGACAGATAGGATGGCTGGATACATATCTTCCGCTGATAATTCCTTCTTTGCTGGCAACAGATACATTCTTTGTATTTATGCTGGTACAGTTTTTGAGAGGACTTCCTCTTGAATTGGAAGAAGCTGCGAAAATAGACGGGTGTAACAGTTTTCAAACATTGGTATATATTTTAGTGCCTATATTGAAACCAGCTTTGATTTCAGTAGCTTTATTTCAGTTTATATGGTCAATGAATGATTTTATGGGGCCTTTGATCTATATATCAAGTGTAGAAAAATATCCTGTATCTATTGCATTAAAAATGTCAATGGATAATAGTGCAGTGGTGCAGTGGAATCAAGTAATGGCAATGGCTGTAATAGCCTTGGTACCTTCTATTGTAATATTCTTCTCAGCGCAGAAATACTTTGTGGAAGGTGTATCGACAAGCGGATTGAAATAA